One genomic region from Sphingobacterium sp. UGAL515B_05 encodes:
- the hisS gene encoding histidine--tRNA ligase produces the protein MAIVKPSLAKGTRDFSPSEMIKRNYIFDTLKTVFRKYGYNEIQTPSFENLTTLTGKYGDEGDKLIFKILNSGDYLAKTPDSLLHDKNSNKLIPHISEKALRYDLTVPFARYVVMHQNDIALPFKRFQVQPVWRADRPQRGRYREFYQCDVDVVGSESLLNEAEFILIYQEAFERFGLKDFNIKINNRKILSGIAEIIGKPELIVDMTVAIDKLDKIGLDGVNKELLERGFVEADLAILKPIILLEGSNAEKLSALKAILSTSTVGLNGIAEIEEVFDYVAKLGAEEKLLHTIIDLDITLARGLNYYTGCIFEVKTNEVAMGSIGGGGRYDDLTGMFGLKGLTGVGVSFGADRIYDVLEELDLFPIGKADSTKLLIINFDKQLEGYTLNLLNKLRKENIASELYASPVKLKKQMGYADGKGIPYVLLVGDEEAASGQLSLKDMESGEQIKVTETELIQKLR, from the coding sequence ATGGCAATAGTAAAACCTTCTTTGGCAAAAGGGACGCGTGATTTTTCGCCTTCCGAAATGATCAAACGCAATTATATTTTCGATACATTGAAAACGGTATTTAGAAAATATGGTTATAATGAAATACAGACACCTTCATTTGAAAATTTGACAACCCTCACCGGTAAATACGGGGATGAGGGGGATAAGTTGATCTTTAAGATTCTTAATTCGGGTGATTATTTGGCGAAAACGCCTGATAGCCTGCTTCACGATAAAAATTCCAATAAACTTATTCCGCATATTTCAGAGAAAGCACTAAGATATGATCTTACTGTGCCCTTTGCACGCTATGTTGTGATGCACCAAAATGATATTGCTTTACCATTTAAACGTTTTCAGGTACAACCTGTGTGGCGCGCAGATCGTCCGCAGCGTGGAAGATACCGTGAGTTTTATCAATGTGATGTTGACGTTGTTGGTTCAGAAAGTCTATTGAATGAAGCTGAGTTTATTTTGATTTATCAAGAAGCTTTTGAACGATTTGGGCTTAAGGATTTTAATATTAAAATCAACAATAGAAAGATTCTTTCTGGGATTGCTGAAATCATCGGAAAACCAGAACTGATTGTCGATATGACTGTCGCTATTGATAAATTGGATAAGATTGGACTCGATGGTGTGAACAAAGAATTGTTAGAGAGAGGTTTCGTGGAAGCAGATCTTGCTATTTTGAAACCTATTATTTTGTTGGAGGGATCCAATGCGGAGAAACTGTCTGCATTAAAAGCAATTTTATCAACTTCTACTGTTGGTTTAAATGGTATTGCTGAGATTGAGGAAGTATTTGACTATGTAGCCAAACTAGGTGCTGAAGAAAAATTGCTTCACACAATCATAGATCTGGATATTACATTGGCGCGCGGTCTCAATTATTATACAGGTTGTATTTTTGAAGTCAAGACGAATGAAGTTGCCATGGGAAGTATCGGCGGCGGTGGTCGATACGATGACCTTACAGGTATGTTTGGGCTAAAGGGGCTGACCGGAGTCGGTGTTTCCTTTGGTGCGGATCGTATCTATGATGTGTTGGAAGAGTTGGACTTATTTCCTATTGGTAAGGCCGACTCTACCAAACTCCTGATTATAAATTTTGATAAGCAACTGGAAGGTTATACCCTGAATTTACTCAATAAGCTTCGGAAGGAAAATATCGCTTCGGAACTCTATGCTTCTCCTGTGAAATTGAAAAAACAAATGGGTTATGCGGATGGGAAAGGAATCCCCTACGTATTATTAGTGGGTGACGAAGAGGCTGCTTCTGGGCAATTATCTTTAAAAGATATGGAAAGCGGGGAGCAGATAAAGGTAACCGAAACCGAGTTGATCCAAAAACTCCGATAA
- the rnc gene encoding ribonuclease III: MPFARIYKLYFSPDREYVRKLKNLLGFVPGNVHLYKMAFRHKSVAVTIKEGAKNSNERLEFLGDAVLGSVVAELLFKKYPYKDEGFLTEMRSKIVSRANLNQLSRKLGFNELIQFDARMISFPNKQGSLLGDAFEALVGAVYLDKGYVFTKSFLLQRIIKPHVDIHLLEQTETNFKSRLIEWCQHTGKEIVFRQTDNPEGESSKMFSIEAVVDGVVCGLGRDFNKKSAEKSAAEKACEFLKILEVE; this comes from the coding sequence ATGCCTTTTGCAAGGATATATAAATTATATTTTTCACCAGATCGGGAATACGTTAGAAAACTAAAAAACCTGCTGGGATTTGTTCCCGGAAATGTACATCTGTATAAGATGGCCTTTCGACATAAGTCTGTCGCCGTTACAATTAAAGAGGGGGCAAAGAATAGCAACGAACGTTTAGAATTCTTAGGTGATGCTGTTTTGGGTTCGGTCGTGGCTGAACTGTTATTTAAGAAATACCCTTATAAAGATGAAGGGTTCTTGACTGAAATGCGTTCCAAAATTGTCAGTAGAGCGAACCTGAACCAACTTTCCCGAAAGTTAGGCTTTAATGAGCTTATTCAGTTTGATGCGCGAATGATCAGTTTTCCGAATAAACAAGGATCTTTGTTGGGCGATGCTTTCGAGGCATTGGTTGGTGCAGTCTATCTGGATAAGGGCTATGTCTTTACAAAAAGCTTTTTACTTCAGCGAATTATTAAACCGCACGTCGATATCCATCTTCTTGAACAGACAGAAACAAACTTTAAGAGTAGATTAATTGAGTGGTGTCAACATACCGGCAAAGAAATCGTATTTAGGCAAACAGACAACCCGGAAGGGGAGTCTTCTAAAATGTTTAGTATTGAAGCGGTTGTTGATGGTGTTGTATGTGGACTTGGACGTGATTTCAATAAGAAGTCCGCCGAGAAATCTGCCGCAGAGAAAGCCTGTGAATTCCTTAAAATTCTTGAAGTAGAATAG
- the fabF gene encoding beta-ketoacyl-ACP synthase II produces MELKRVVVTGLGALTPIGNTVSAYWEALINGVSGAAPITHFDASKFKTQFACEVKGFDPHEFMDRKEARKVDPFVQYAIASTDEAIKDAGLDFEKLDTNRIGVIWGSGIGGLTTFTEEVANFAKGDGTPRFNPFFIPKMLVDIAPGHISMRHGLRGPNFSAVSACASATNAMIDAFNYIRMGKADVIVTGGSEATVNEAGIGGFNAMHALSTRNDDPKTASRPFDKDRDGFVSGEGSGALILESLEHALARGAKIYAEIAGGGMSADAHHITASHPEGLGAKLAMTMAVNDAEMDFSDIDYINVHGTSTPVGDISETKAIVDLFGEHAYKLNISSTKSMTGHLLGAAGAIETIASILAVQNDIVPPTINHFTDDPEIDNRLNFTFNKAQKRTVNAALSNTFGFGGHNATVIVKKYKP; encoded by the coding sequence ATGGAGCTTAAAAGAGTAGTAGTAACAGGATTAGGCGCCCTTACACCAATTGGTAATACCGTCTCAGCTTACTGGGAGGCATTAATAAATGGTGTAAGCGGAGCTGCTCCTATTACGCATTTTGATGCGTCAAAATTCAAGACTCAGTTTGCATGTGAGGTAAAGGGGTTTGATCCACATGAATTTATGGATCGTAAGGAAGCTCGTAAAGTCGATCCTTTTGTCCAGTATGCTATTGCGTCAACGGATGAGGCAATTAAAGATGCTGGCTTAGATTTTGAAAAATTAGATACGAATCGTATCGGAGTAATTTGGGGATCAGGAATTGGAGGTTTGACAACGTTCACTGAAGAAGTTGCAAACTTTGCAAAAGGAGATGGAACACCTCGTTTCAACCCTTTCTTCATTCCTAAGATGCTCGTTGATATTGCTCCAGGACATATTTCAATGCGTCATGGCCTTCGTGGTCCCAACTTTTCTGCCGTATCGGCTTGTGCGTCGGCTACCAATGCAATGATAGATGCTTTTAACTATATTCGTATGGGAAAAGCAGATGTGATTGTTACGGGTGGATCAGAAGCGACAGTCAATGAAGCTGGAATTGGTGGGTTCAATGCTATGCATGCTTTGTCAACTAGAAATGACGATCCGAAGACGGCCTCACGCCCTTTTGACAAGGATAGAGATGGTTTTGTTTCGGGGGAAGGTTCAGGTGCCTTGATCTTAGAAAGCTTAGAGCATGCCTTGGCACGTGGAGCAAAAATCTATGCAGAGATTGCTGGTGGTGGAATGAGTGCTGATGCACACCATATCACAGCGTCACATCCTGAGGGCTTGGGCGCTAAACTAGCTATGACAATGGCTGTCAATGATGCAGAGATGGATTTTTCAGATATTGATTATATCAATGTCCATGGAACTTCTACACCTGTTGGTGATATTAGTGAAACTAAAGCTATTGTTGACCTGTTTGGTGAACACGCCTATAAATTGAATATCAGCTCAACGAAATCAATGACTGGACACCTTTTGGGGGCGGCAGGGGCTATAGAAACTATTGCTTCTATTTTGGCTGTCCAAAATGATATTGTCCCTCCGACAATCAATCACTTTACAGATGATCCGGAAATTGATAATAGGTTGAACTTTACATTCAACAAAGCGCAAAAACGTACTGTTAACGCAGCGTTGAGTAACACATTTGGTTTCGGTGGGCATAATGCTACCGTTATTGTGAAAAAATATAAACCTTAA
- a CDS encoding acyl carrier protein, protein MSDIASRVKAIIVEKLGVDENEVTPEASFTNDLGADSLDTVELIMEFEKEFNVAIPDDQAETIGTVGQAIAYLEKNVN, encoded by the coding sequence ATGTCAGATATCGCTTCAAGAGTAAAAGCAATTATCGTTGAAAAATTAGGTGTAGACGAAAACGAAGTAACACCAGAAGCTTCATTCACTAATGATTTAGGTGCTGATTCACTTGACACTGTTGAGTTGATCATGGAGTTTGAAAAAGAATTCAACGTTGCTATTCCTGATGATCAAGCAGAGACTATTGGTACTGTTGGTCAAGCAATCGCTTATTTAGAAAAAAACGTTAACTAA
- a CDS encoding IPExxxVDY family protein, whose product MVNKLVARLDMDMDEELDFTLLAITCSLKDYRLCHFINKETNLNFSRGKESKYDHDGRQKNKTEEELEYHIIFDSKKKTSYHFTAFHYLIPDADTEYFLINNKSIEGTYLIPENPHFDFFIIIKNYICEDDVELIIKRISKLPEVVIAKEISPKILKSKENLIF is encoded by the coding sequence GTGGTCAATAAGTTAGTAGCAAGATTGGATATGGACATGGATGAAGAGTTGGATTTTACCCTACTCGCCATCACCTGTTCGTTGAAAGATTACCGACTTTGCCATTTCATCAACAAGGAGACTAACCTCAATTTTTCCAGAGGAAAAGAAAGCAAATACGATCATGATGGTCGACAAAAAAATAAAACCGAAGAAGAACTTGAATACCACATTATCTTTGACTCAAAGAAAAAAACAAGCTATCACTTCACTGCTTTTCATTACCTGATTCCCGATGCGGACACAGAATATTTCCTGATCAACAACAAGAGCATCGAAGGAACTTATTTAATTCCAGAAAACCCCCACTTCGATTTTTTTATCATCATCAAAAATTACATCTGTGAGGATGATGTGGAACTTATTATCAAAAGGATCAGTAAATTACCGGAAGTCGTCATTGCAAAAGAAATATCACCAAAAATATTGAAATCTAAAGAAAATCTCATATTTTAG
- the pyk gene encoding pyruvate kinase gives MEKVQKRTKIVATLGPASADKQVLTNMIAKGVDVCRLNFSHGSQEDHLKVIETINAINNETGFNVAILADLQGPKIRIGKMKEGGAVLTNGSKVEITTHELIGDENRIYITYENFPNDVEANEIILLDDGKLQLRVLETNHKDTVTCEVVHGGVLTSRKGVNLPNTKVSIPSLTEEDLDNLNFALDHGADWIAMSFVRSAEDIFQCKKIIEAKGSHARVIAKVEKPEAIENIDAIIEATDAIMVARGDLGVELPMEEVPGLQKIIVQKCRDLSKPVIIATQMLESMITTPRPTRAEVNDVANSVLDGADAVMLSGETSVGEFPEIVIETMSKIIIHVEQTSYPYYNEKVSEIHDGTLIPDAICASSVYLAQKTNASAIAVLTSSGATAFEITSYRPNVDILVFTGTQKLLKQLSLLWGVKTFIYDKFESTDGSIHDVNKFIVKNNYVKPGSIIINTASTPLIEKGKTNTIRVSQL, from the coding sequence ATGGAAAAAGTTCAAAAAAGGACTAAAATTGTCGCAACATTAGGCCCTGCCTCGGCAGACAAACAAGTTTTGACCAACATGATTGCCAAAGGGGTTGATGTGTGCCGGTTGAATTTCTCTCATGGCAGCCAGGAAGATCACCTTAAGGTAATCGAAACTATAAATGCAATAAACAATGAAACAGGATTCAATGTTGCCATCTTAGCCGATTTACAAGGTCCAAAAATTCGGATCGGAAAAATGAAAGAAGGTGGCGCTGTTCTCACTAATGGTTCAAAAGTTGAAATCACAACACACGAACTTATCGGAGACGAAAACAGAATCTACATTACATACGAAAACTTTCCAAACGATGTTGAAGCCAACGAAATCATTTTACTTGACGACGGAAAACTTCAACTTCGTGTTTTAGAGACCAACCATAAAGATACAGTTACCTGTGAAGTTGTACACGGAGGTGTCCTTACTTCACGTAAAGGGGTTAATTTACCAAATACAAAAGTATCTATCCCGTCGTTGACAGAGGAGGATTTAGACAACTTGAACTTTGCGCTAGATCATGGTGCAGACTGGATTGCGATGTCATTTGTACGTTCGGCAGAAGATATTTTTCAATGTAAAAAAATCATTGAAGCAAAAGGAAGCCACGCACGCGTAATCGCAAAAGTGGAAAAACCAGAAGCGATTGAAAATATTGACGCAATTATCGAAGCGACAGATGCTATTATGGTTGCTCGTGGTGACCTAGGCGTTGAGCTTCCAATGGAAGAGGTGCCAGGGCTTCAAAAGATTATCGTACAGAAATGTAGAGATCTTTCAAAACCAGTGATCATTGCAACACAGATGTTGGAAAGTATGATTACTACCCCACGTCCTACACGTGCTGAAGTAAATGACGTAGCCAACTCTGTATTGGATGGAGCGGATGCTGTGATGTTAAGTGGCGAGACTTCAGTTGGTGAATTCCCTGAAATCGTTATTGAAACAATGAGCAAAATCATTATTCACGTGGAACAAACTTCTTATCCTTATTATAATGAGAAGGTTAGTGAAATACACGATGGAACGCTTATTCCAGATGCGATTTGTGCTTCTTCGGTTTATCTTGCTCAAAAAACAAATGCGTCAGCAATTGCAGTATTGACATCTTCTGGAGCAACAGCGTTTGAAATTACAAGTTATAGACCAAATGTAGATATTTTAGTTTTCACAGGAACACAAAAATTGCTCAAACAACTCAGCCTGCTTTGGGGAGTTAAAACCTTCATCTACGACAAGTTTGAAAGCACGGATGGATCTATCCATGATGTTAACAAATTTATTGTAAAAAATAACTACGTTAAACCTGGATCTATCATTATCAACACTGCTTCGACACCGTTGATCGAAAAAGGAAAAACAAATACAATCCGTGTTTCCCAACTATAG
- a CDS encoding HAMP domain-containing sensor histidine kinase has product MKKNSIVLIIGLMSLALIGVLAMQFYFLRDSYRQKSQLFDESVNAAITAVAGKLERREVVDFAKVQQERNIEKSKQEQAKQRLLAEQLEIQYRVEELKNKQHVIFSNFKEQEDQLRALYPNVIEIKNSFYETYIKRPEYQKYIKFSVSNELTDDNLVQAFIMLNASKVDDQVNGKDDSTRFVIPLMDPLVNQQTKFRVATLPPRENAKLAKTISDLEKRLDVLNRKNSWSGFNVYDSVAMLGGKKADYIEDVAIGMELAKRPLKDRLNVIIVQELIKDELAQRDIKAPFNIEIWSTNNILLNNILNEAALNNPTNTTKYSTALFKGDIGAAPGKLTIYFPNKKAIIADNMGYLLLPMLALLFLLVGCFAYTLIIIFRQKKVSEMKTDFINNMTHEFKTPVATIMIASESLKDPDINADHKRVQKLANIIYDENVRLGNHIERVLDLARLEKETLKLDQVDVHINDLVSAVTDSMQLRMQNIGGKFSIDLAATKDVVVGDELHFSNVFYNLLDNAIKYNKGDLHVNIQSKNVGDTIVVTIADNGIGMSRDHLQKIFDQFYRIPTGNVHNVKGFGLGLSYVQDILRRLNGKITVKSEKDKGTTFEVILPIKK; this is encoded by the coding sequence ATGAAGAAAAATAGCATTGTATTAATTATTGGACTAATGTCACTAGCCCTTATCGGTGTATTGGCCATGCAATTCTATTTTTTGAGAGATTCTTATCGTCAAAAATCCCAATTATTTGATGAGTCTGTCAATGCTGCGATTACCGCAGTTGCCGGAAAGCTTGAAAGACGGGAAGTTGTTGACTTTGCTAAAGTTCAACAGGAACGTAACATTGAAAAATCCAAGCAGGAACAAGCCAAACAACGTCTTTTGGCCGAGCAACTCGAAATACAGTATAGAGTTGAAGAATTAAAAAACAAACAACATGTTATTTTCTCAAACTTTAAAGAGCAAGAAGACCAATTACGTGCATTGTATCCAAATGTAATTGAAATCAAAAATTCTTTTTACGAAACATACATCAAAAGACCAGAGTACCAGAAATACATCAAATTTTCTGTTTCAAATGAGCTTACAGACGATAATCTAGTACAGGCTTTTATCATGTTAAATGCATCAAAAGTAGATGATCAGGTGAATGGGAAAGATGACAGCACGCGGTTTGTTATCCCACTAATGGACCCATTGGTCAATCAACAGACAAAATTTAGGGTAGCCACGTTACCACCAAGAGAGAATGCAAAACTTGCAAAAACCATCTCTGATTTGGAAAAAAGGCTCGATGTGCTAAACAGAAAGAATTCTTGGTCCGGTTTCAACGTTTACGACTCCGTTGCTATGCTCGGTGGTAAAAAGGCAGATTACATCGAAGATGTTGCTATTGGAATGGAGCTAGCAAAGCGTCCGTTAAAGGATCGGTTGAATGTCATCATTGTCCAGGAACTGATCAAAGATGAGTTGGCTCAACGCGATATTAAAGCTCCTTTTAATATTGAAATATGGAGTACAAACAATATATTGCTAAATAATATCCTAAACGAGGCTGCTTTAAACAACCCTACTAATACAACGAAATACTCTACTGCTCTATTTAAAGGTGATATCGGTGCTGCACCAGGAAAATTAACAATCTACTTTCCCAATAAAAAGGCAATAATCGCAGATAATATGGGCTATCTGCTTCTGCCTATGCTTGCACTCCTATTCTTATTGGTGGGTTGTTTTGCATATACATTGATTATCATCTTCAGACAAAAGAAAGTTTCGGAAATGAAAACAGATTTCATCAACAACATGACGCACGAATTTAAAACACCTGTTGCGACCATCATGATTGCCAGTGAATCGCTGAAAGACCCCGACATCAATGCAGACCATAAACGTGTTCAAAAATTAGCCAATATCATCTATGACGAAAATGTTAGGCTAGGAAATCACATCGAACGTGTACTTGATCTAGCTCGATTGGAAAAGGAAACATTAAAGTTAGACCAGGTAGATGTGCATATTAATGATCTTGTTTCAGCAGTTACCGACAGTATGCAGTTAAGGATGCAAAATATAGGCGGAAAATTTTCCATAGATCTAGCGGCAACGAAAGATGTAGTTGTTGGTGACGAGCTGCATTTTTCAAATGTATTTTATAATCTACTGGATAATGCGATTAAGTACAACAAAGGAGATCTGCATGTGAATATACAATCAAAAAATGTCGGTGATACCATTGTCGTCACCATTGCCGACAACGGTATTGGGATGAGCCGGGATCACCTGCAAAAGATTTTCGACCAGTTCTACCGTATTCCAACAGGAAATGTTCATAATGTCAAAGGATTTGGTCTTGGCTTAAGTTATGTACAGGATATCCTGAGAAGGCTGAACGGAAAAATTACAGTTAAAAGTGAAAAAGATAAGGGCACGACCTTTGAAGTAATTTTGCCTATTAAAAAATAA
- a CDS encoding response regulator transcription factor, translated as MQKILLAEDDPNLGDLLKDYLELKGKFDVTLCTDGDEAISQFKKNNYDLCIFDVMMPKKDGFTVGREIRKTNNTVPIIFATAKGMMEDKTEAFELGGDDYITKPFRVEELLLRINALLKRSVRDKEEEVVADKFEIGDYFFDYTSQQISYKGQMQKLSTKEAELLRLLCLKKNDVLTREEALLKIWHDDNYFTGRSMDVFLSKLRKYLKEDSKVEIVNVHGKGYKLLVS; from the coding sequence ATGCAAAAGATATTATTAGCAGAAGATGATCCTAATTTGGGGGATCTTTTAAAAGACTATCTCGAATTAAAGGGAAAATTTGACGTCACATTATGCACGGATGGAGATGAAGCGATTTCTCAATTCAAAAAAAATAACTACGACCTCTGTATTTTCGATGTCATGATGCCAAAAAAGGACGGTTTTACAGTGGGGCGTGAAATCAGAAAAACAAACAATACTGTTCCTATTATCTTTGCCACAGCAAAGGGGATGATGGAAGATAAAACCGAAGCCTTCGAATTAGGGGGAGATGATTATATCACAAAACCTTTTCGAGTAGAGGAATTATTGCTCCGCATCAATGCTTTGCTGAAACGCAGTGTTCGAGACAAAGAAGAGGAAGTGGTTGCTGATAAATTTGAAATTGGCGATTATTTCTTTGATTATACAAGTCAGCAAATTTCTTACAAAGGACAGATGCAAAAACTATCCACTAAAGAAGCGGAACTACTACGCTTGCTTTGTTTAAAGAAAAATGATGTGCTGACCCGGGAAGAAGCTTTATTAAAAATATGGCATGATGACAACTACTTTACGGGTAGAAGTATGGATGTATTTCTCAGTAAACTTCGTAAATATCTAAAAGAAGATAGTAAAGTTGAAATTGTCAATGTGCACGGAAAAGGTTACAAACTTTTGGTAAGCTAA
- the metE gene encoding 5-methyltetrahydropteroyltriglutamate--homocysteine S-methyltransferase has product MLLTNNLGYPRVGAFRELKKANEAYWAKKSSVEELLDTAKKIREGNWKTQKDAGIDLIPSNDFSFYDQVLDLTLTVGAIPARYHSLLNKVDNNYSLDLYFAMARGFQQEGIDVTAMEMTKWLDTNYHYMVPEFTKDQEFKLTSEKFLNEYNEAKSLGIDTKPVLLGPITYLLIGKEKEAGFDRIDLLDKLVPVYEQILAKLAEAGAQYVQIDEPFLALDLDAKVKALYQPTFEKLAAAAKNIKLIATTYFEALKDNEDIAVNLPIHALHLDLVRGENQLDTVLAKVPASLTLSLGIVEGRNIWKNDYEKSLVKIKQAVDALGKDRVWVAPSSSLLHVPFDLDNEHNEQSLPAEVKNWLAFAKQKLAEVKDLAVLAEGEVDAETAKRFEANKAAAESRRTSPLIHKPEVKTRTSNITDDDAKRTSAFADRKAAQQAKFNLPAFPTTTIGSFPQTKDVRKWRADLKKGAITQAEYDKAIAEETENTIRLQEQLDIDVLVHGEFERNDMVEYFGEQLAGYAFTQNGWVQSYGSRCVKPPIIYGDVYRPEDMTVRWSSYAQSLTNRPVKGMLTGPVTILQWSFVRNDQPRSTTTYQIALAILDEVQALEKAGIKIIQIDEPAIREGLPLRKADQKDYLNWAVRAFRVSSSNVEDDTQIHTHMCYSEFNNVIEDIAAMDADVITIETSRSQMKLLNAFAGDFKYPNDIGPGVYDIHSPRVPSKDEMVDLLRKAKAVVPAAQLWVNPDCGLKTRAWPETKAALESMVEAAKILRAE; this is encoded by the coding sequence ATGTTATTGACTAACAATTTAGGTTACCCTCGTGTGGGCGCGTTCCGCGAATTGAAAAAAGCCAATGAGGCCTATTGGGCTAAAAAATCTTCTGTTGAGGAATTATTGGACACAGCAAAAAAAATTCGTGAAGGCAATTGGAAAACACAAAAAGATGCTGGAATAGATTTGATCCCTTCCAATGATTTCTCTTTTTACGATCAAGTATTGGATTTAACCCTTACTGTTGGTGCAATTCCTGCTCGTTACCATTCTTTATTGAATAAAGTAGATAACAATTACAGCTTAGATCTATATTTTGCCATGGCGCGTGGTTTCCAACAAGAAGGAATCGACGTGACGGCAATGGAAATGACCAAGTGGTTGGATACGAACTACCACTATATGGTGCCAGAATTCACAAAAGATCAAGAATTCAAATTGACGTCCGAAAAATTCTTAAATGAATATAACGAAGCAAAATCATTGGGCATCGATACTAAACCAGTTCTATTAGGTCCTATCACTTACCTTTTGATCGGTAAAGAAAAAGAAGCTGGCTTCGACCGCATCGATTTATTGGATAAACTTGTTCCAGTATATGAGCAAATATTAGCTAAACTAGCTGAGGCCGGTGCGCAATATGTTCAGATTGACGAGCCTTTCTTAGCATTGGATTTAGATGCTAAAGTAAAAGCTTTATATCAACCAACTTTCGAAAAATTAGCTGCAGCAGCAAAAAATATCAAATTAATCGCGACGACTTACTTCGAAGCTTTAAAAGATAACGAAGATATCGCAGTTAACCTACCTATCCATGCTTTACATTTGGATTTGGTACGCGGTGAAAACCAATTGGATACGGTACTAGCTAAAGTTCCTGCTTCATTAACATTATCTTTGGGTATTGTTGAAGGCCGTAACATCTGGAAAAATGATTACGAAAAATCATTGGTTAAAATCAAACAAGCTGTTGATGCATTAGGAAAAGACCGTGTATGGGTAGCTCCTTCTTCATCATTGTTGCACGTTCCTTTTGACTTAGACAATGAACACAATGAGCAATCGCTACCAGCTGAAGTAAAAAACTGGTTAGCATTTGCTAAACAAAAATTAGCTGAGGTAAAAGACTTAGCCGTATTAGCAGAAGGTGAAGTTGATGCTGAAACAGCAAAACGCTTCGAAGCGAACAAAGCTGCAGCTGAAAGCCGTCGTACTTCTCCACTGATCCACAAACCAGAGGTTAAAACACGTACAAGCAATATCACTGATGACGATGCGAAACGTACTTCAGCATTTGCTGACCGTAAAGCAGCGCAACAAGCGAAGTTCAACTTGCCGGCATTCCCTACCACAACTATTGGTTCATTCCCACAAACGAAAGATGTTCGTAAATGGAGAGCAGACCTGAAAAAAGGTGCTATCACGCAGGCAGAGTACGATAAAGCAATCGCAGAAGAAACTGAAAACACAATCCGTCTTCAAGAGCAATTGGATATCGACGTATTAGTACACGGCGAATTCGAACGTAACGACATGGTTGAATACTTCGGTGAACAATTGGCTGGTTACGCTTTCACACAAAACGGCTGGGTACAATCTTACGGTTCACGTTGTGTAAAACCTCCAATTATCTATGGTGATGTATACCGTCCTGAAGATATGACTGTCCGTTGGTCTTCATACGCTCAATCATTGACTAACCGTCCGGTTAAAGGTATGTTGACTGGTCCGGTTACGATCTTACAATGGTCTTTCGTACGTAATGATCAACCGCGTTCAACAACGACTTACCAAATTGCATTGGCGATCTTGGATGAAGTACAAGCGTTGGAAAAAGCAGGTATCAAAATCATACAAATCGATGAACCAGCAATCCGCGAAGGATTACCGCTTCGTAAAGCTGATCAAAAAGATTACTTGAACTGGGCAGTACGTGCTTTCCGTGTTTCTTCATCAAATGTAGAAGACGATACACAGATTCACACACACATGTGTTACTCTGAGTTCAATAATGTCATCGAAGACATCGCTGCAATGGATGCTGACGTCATCACGATTGAGACTTCACGCTCTCAAATGAAATTGTTGAATGCTTTCGCTGGTGATTTCAAATATCCAAACGATATTGGTCCAGGTGTTTATGACATTCACTCACCACGTGTTCCAAGCAAAGATGAGATGGTAGATCTATTGCGTAAAGCAAAAGCAGTAGTTCCAGCAGCACAACTTTGGGTTAACCCTGACTGTGGTTTAAAAACTCGTGCTTGGCCAGAAACCAAAGCGGCTTTAGAGTCGATGGTTGAGGCTGCGAAAATCTTAAGAGCAGAATAA